A window from Solanum stenotomum isolate F172 chromosome 5, ASM1918654v1, whole genome shotgun sequence encodes these proteins:
- the LOC125864573 gene encoding RING-H2 finger protein ATL67-like, giving the protein MSTTPSYVYGGPPPPLTTNTLIESLNKIGLGYAIAIALAFLFLLSTLLLSSYLCCRSTAYRRRQSQSQTRNPNTGIYIPSVIFIAEEDENDDVSSQNTFAGLDQAVINSYPKLIYSKRNGNLGTGNDVVCSICLCDYKEAEMLRMLPECKHYFHVMCIDAWLKLNASCPVCRNSPLPTPMSTPLSEVVPLSQYSDGRRRH; this is encoded by the coding sequence ATGTCCACCACTCCCTCCTACGTCTACGGCGGCCCACCACCACCTCTAACCACCAATACGCTCATCGAGAGCCTCAATAAAATCGGCCTCGGCTACGCAATTGCAATTGCCCTAGCCTTCCTCTTCCTCCTATCCACTCTCCTCCTTTCCTCTTACCTCTGCTGCCGCTCCACCGCCTATCGCCGCCGTCAATCCCAATCCCAAACCCGAAACCCGAACACCGGAATTTACATTCCGAGTGTAATTTTCATTGCTGAGGAAGACGAAAACGACGACGTTTCATCTCAAAATACATTCGCGGGCCTTGATCAAGCTGTAATCAATTCGTACCCTAAACTGATTTACTCGAAGAGAAACGGAAATTTGGGAACCGGAAACGACGTCGTTTGTTCGATTTGTTTGTGCGATTACAAGGAAGCGGAGATGTTACGGATGTTACCTGAGTGTAAGCATTATTTTCATGTGATGTGTATAGATGCGTGGCTGAAATTGAATGCTTCGTGTCCAGTCTGCCGGAACTCTCCATTGCCGACGCCGATGTCGACGCCGTTGTCGGAGGTGGTCCCACTTTCACAATATTCCGATGGTCGGAGAAGACATTGA